In Massilia antarctica, the following are encoded in one genomic region:
- a CDS encoding glycosyltransferase family 2 protein: MSMRPDALISVIVATYNRPDALEAVIEACFAQSDRHFEIIIADDGSGEPTQACIARLQQRAPVPLRHAWQPDQGFRLAMARNQGILASHGEYIVLLDGDCIPQRDFIARHRALAQPGFMVTGSRILLDEAFTQRVLAERRDLHALGLGEKLALRARGHINKVLQLLFKLPDLGRAQKRFTWRRIKGCNMAAWRADIEAVNGFDESFEGWGHEDADFVVRLFNAGVQRKDGAFATEVFHLWHRENARDEASSNRALVRRRADERTVRAARGLA, from the coding sequence ATGAGCATGCGGCCGGATGCGCTCATTTCCGTCATCGTCGCCACCTACAACCGGCCGGATGCGCTCGAAGCGGTGATCGAAGCCTGCTTCGCGCAGAGCGACCGCCATTTCGAGATCATCATCGCCGACGATGGCTCGGGCGAGCCGACCCAGGCCTGCATCGCGCGCCTGCAACAGCGCGCGCCGGTGCCGCTGCGCCACGCGTGGCAGCCGGACCAGGGCTTTCGCCTGGCGATGGCGCGCAACCAGGGCATCCTGGCCTCGCACGGCGAATACATTGTGCTGCTCGACGGCGACTGCATTCCCCAGCGCGATTTCATTGCGCGCCACCGCGCGCTGGCGCAACCGGGTTTCATGGTCACCGGCAGCCGCATCCTGCTCGATGAAGCGTTCACCCAGCGCGTGCTGGCCGAGCGGCGCGACCTGCACGCGCTCGGGCTGGGCGAGAAGCTGGCGCTGCGCGCGCGCGGCCATATCAACAAGGTGCTGCAGCTGCTGTTCAAATTGCCGGACCTGGGCCGGGCGCAGAAGCGCTTTACCTGGCGCCGCATCAAGGGCTGCAACATGGCGGCCTGGCGCGCCGATATCGAGGCGGTCAACGGCTTTGACGAGAGCTTCGAGGGTTGGGGCCACGAAGATGCCGACTTCGTGGTGCGCCTGTTTAACGCCGGGGTCCAGCGCAAGGATGGCGCTTTTGCCACGGAAGTGTTTCATCTCTGGCACCGCGAGAATGCGCGCGACGAAGCGTCGAGCAACCGCGCGCTGGTGCGCCGGCGCGCCGACGAGCGCACCGTGCGCGCCGCGCGCGGGCTGGCCTGA
- a CDS encoding glycosyltransferase family 2 protein, protein MLRPTTISLIVSTYNRPDALEAVLRACLAQDDDDYEIIVTDDGSADTTRQCIERIAAGTRRRLIHVWQPDDGFRLSRARNQGVLAARGDYVVFLDGDCVPRKDFISSHRRLAQPGCMITGSRVLLCPDFTRATLAERRDLQAVGLDSWWRAWRAGNIQKILQLAIRLPDLGRVRNGFTMRRIKGCNMSAWRSDIERVNGFDESFCGWGHEDADFVVRLFNAGVRRKDGAFATEVFHLWHKERERDQAAHHDRLVHESQVNKVIRAPVGLTR, encoded by the coding sequence GTGTTACGCCCTACCACCATTTCACTGATCGTCAGCACCTACAACCGGCCCGACGCGCTGGAAGCGGTGCTGCGCGCCTGCCTGGCGCAGGATGACGACGATTATGAAATCATCGTCACCGACGACGGTTCGGCCGACACGACGCGCCAGTGCATCGAGCGCATCGCGGCCGGCACCCGGCGCCGCCTGATCCATGTGTGGCAGCCGGACGATGGTTTCCGCCTGTCGCGCGCGCGCAACCAGGGCGTGCTGGCCGCGCGCGGCGATTACGTGGTGTTCCTCGACGGCGACTGCGTGCCGCGCAAGGATTTCATCTCGAGCCACCGGCGCCTGGCGCAGCCGGGCTGCATGATCACCGGCAGCCGCGTGCTGCTGTGTCCCGACTTCACCCGCGCCACCCTGGCCGAGCGGCGCGACCTGCAGGCGGTGGGGCTGGACTCGTGGTGGCGTGCCTGGCGCGCCGGGAACATCCAGAAAATCCTGCAACTGGCGATCCGCCTGCCGGACCTGGGACGGGTGCGCAACGGCTTTACGATGCGCCGCATCAAGGGATGCAACATGAGCGCCTGGCGCAGCGACATCGAGCGCGTGAACGGCTTCGACGAATCGTTCTGCGGCTGGGGCCATGAGGATGCCGACTTCGTGGTGCGCCTGTTTAACGCCGGCGTGCGGCGCAAGGATGGCGCTTTCGCGACCGAGGTGTTCCACCTGTGGCACAAGGAGCGCGAACGCGACCAGGCCGCCCATCACGACCGGCTGGTGCACGAGAGCCAGGTCAACAAAGTCATTCGCGCGCCGGTCGGGCTGACGCGCTAG
- a CDS encoding glycosyltransferase family 2 protein, producing MIPHAPARQPLLSIIVPAYNVQHYIGQCLDSVLDQMGAGHELIIIDDGSSDATLARIRAQLAARPGVASQVLAQDNQGIAVARNNGLAAARGEYIVFVDSDDRLLAGSLAALEQAIAAHHPDVIACDFRVWFPDQEAKSNRVSMRYPPGLLRDQATILNTFFADRQMYVWANVFRRAIYQQLEMPVFPPGRVFEDMSTLPRLLSQCASLVYLPHAIIDYRQHAASITKLISEKWCMDLAAALSVARKHLDLRGVDESVKTHFDIAAAHLYIGVVKDSYELPRAVGRRVRARIKPIFVESLYGHCASMLAAVQGAQTVSYDRTHDARTIRQVERALAGSLVFRVRQTASRKIKLWRRLRRHRKLLLGA from the coding sequence ATGATCCCGCACGCCCCGGCGCGCCAGCCGCTGCTGAGCATCATCGTCCCCGCCTACAATGTGCAGCATTACATCGGGCAGTGCCTCGATTCGGTGCTGGACCAGATGGGCGCCGGCCATGAACTGATCATCATCGATGACGGCTCGTCCGACGCCACCCTGGCGCGCATCCGCGCGCAGCTGGCCGCGCGTCCCGGGGTCGCCTCGCAGGTGCTGGCGCAGGATAACCAGGGCATCGCGGTGGCGCGCAATAACGGCCTGGCCGCCGCGCGCGGCGAGTACATCGTCTTCGTCGACAGCGACGACCGGCTGCTGGCCGGTTCGCTGGCGGCGCTCGAACAAGCCATCGCCGCACACCATCCGGACGTCATCGCCTGCGACTTCCGGGTGTGGTTTCCGGACCAGGAAGCCAAGTCGAACCGGGTCAGCATGCGCTATCCGCCCGGGCTGCTGCGCGACCAGGCCACCATCCTCAATACCTTCTTTGCCGACCGCCAGATGTACGTGTGGGCCAATGTCTTCAGGCGCGCCATCTACCAGCAGCTGGAGATGCCTGTGTTTCCGCCCGGCCGCGTGTTCGAGGACATGTCGACCCTGCCGCGGCTACTCAGCCAGTGCGCCAGCCTGGTGTACCTGCCGCATGCAATCATCGATTACCGCCAGCATGCGGCCAGCATCACCAAGCTCATTTCGGAAAAGTGGTGCATGGACCTGGCGGCCGCGCTGTCGGTGGCGCGCAAGCATCTGGACCTGCGCGGGGTGGACGAATCGGTGAAGACGCACTTCGATATCGCGGCCGCGCATTTGTATATCGGCGTGGTCAAGGATTCGTACGAGCTGCCGCGCGCGGTCGGACGCCGCGTGCGCGCGCGCATCAAGCCGATCTTCGTCGAGAGCCTGTACGGCCATTGCGCCAGCATGCTGGCGGCGGTGCAGGGGGCGCAGACCGTCTCGTACGACAGGACCCATGACGCGCGCACCATCCGCCAGGTGGAACGCGCGCTGGCGGGCAGCCTGGTGTTCCGGGTGCGGCAAACGGCCAGCCGCAAGATCAAGCTGTGGAGGCGGCTGCGCCGCCACCGCAAGCTGTTGCTGGGGGCTTAG
- the dnaE gene encoding DNA polymerase III subunit alpha, with translation MDVIEAGSATLAAPAKPAAPAFVHLRVHSEYSIVDGLVRIDDIVAAAAKDKQPALAITDLANLFGMVKFYKSARGKGIKPVIGVDAWISNDDNRDKPSRLLLLAKNRMGYLQLCELLSKAWLSNQHKGRAEIRPEWLDALAASESSLSPGENQANGLIVLSGAHFGDVGTAIENGNLALAERCAQRWAAVFPGHFYIEVQRAGQPNQEAQVRHAVALAAKLGLPVVATHPVQFLSAEEFVAHEARTCIAEGEMLANAKRVKRFNEEMRFKSQAEMAELFADMPAALANSVEIAKRCNVVLTLGKPQLPDFPTPPGMSIDEFLVAESQAGLEQRLIHLYPDPVKREAARPRYDARLKFETDTICNMKFPGYFLIVAEFIKWAKENGVPVGPGRGSGAGSLVAYSLLITDLDPLQYNLLFERFLNPERVSMPDFDIDFCQEGRDRVIQHVKDLYGKEAVSQIATFGTMAAKGAIRDVGRVLDFGYNFCDGISKLIPFKPGKPVTIADAIEEEPMLKERLENEDEVKQLLALAQQVEGIARNIGMHAGGVLIAPGKLTDFCPLYTQGGDSGVVSQYDKDDVEAVGLVKFDFLGLTTLTILDRAVRYIKQLDPAANADFALEKLPLNDKASYELLTKAKTVAVFQLESRGMQGMLKDARPDRFEDIIALVALYRPGPMDLIPDFCKRKHGERFDYPDPRTESILSETYGIMVYQEQVMQMAQIVGGYSLGGADMLRRAMGKKKAEEMAEHREIFRAGAAKDGLTAEKADEIFDLMEKFAGYGFNKSHAAAYALLSYHTAYLKAHHTAAFMAANLSLAMDDTDKIKILVEDSLDVCGLTLLPPDINHSDYRFMPEGPPPSVTGKRVTNIRYGLGAVKGSGQSAIEAIIAARTSGGPFTDLFDFCKRVDRKQINRRTIESLIRSGAFDCFKVDRAILLASVPFAVEVADQASASVNQVSLFGGDDSDLVAPPEYVKATPWTDRQKLSEEKTALGFYLSGHMFDSFATEARRFARTKLTDLEPSREPRMMCGVITGVRTQMTQRGKILIVSLDDKSGTVEVTVYSEVVESNKNIFKEDEFLAVVGKVSEDRFNGGLRITAEKVFDLTSARVQYGRQLGLYLPSRVASSKIAEVLQPHRAMSGLPVAMRVKPQGVDCTLQFGDDWRVAPSDALTLALEQVLGAREVAVEY, from the coding sequence ATGGATGTCATCGAAGCCGGGAGCGCCACGCTCGCCGCGCCAGCCAAGCCGGCCGCACCGGCTTTCGTTCACCTGCGTGTGCACTCCGAATACTCCATCGTCGACGGCCTGGTGCGCATCGACGACATTGTCGCCGCCGCCGCCAAGGACAAGCAGCCGGCGCTGGCCATCACCGACCTGGCCAATCTGTTCGGCATGGTCAAGTTCTACAAATCGGCGCGCGGCAAGGGCATCAAGCCGGTCATCGGCGTGGACGCCTGGATCAGCAACGATGACAACCGCGACAAGCCCTCGCGCCTGCTGCTGCTGGCCAAGAACCGCATGGGCTACCTGCAGCTGTGCGAACTGCTGTCCAAGGCCTGGCTGAGCAACCAGCACAAGGGCCGCGCCGAAATCCGTCCCGAGTGGCTCGATGCGCTCGCCGCCAGCGAATCGTCCCTGTCGCCCGGCGAAAACCAGGCCAATGGCCTCATCGTGCTCTCCGGCGCCCACTTCGGCGACGTCGGCACCGCCATCGAAAACGGCAACCTGGCGCTGGCCGAGCGCTGCGCCCAGCGCTGGGCCGCGGTCTTCCCCGGCCATTTCTACATCGAAGTGCAGCGCGCCGGCCAGCCCAACCAGGAAGCCCAGGTGCGCCATGCCGTCGCGCTGGCCGCCAAACTGGGCTTGCCGGTGGTCGCCACCCATCCGGTCCAGTTCCTGTCGGCCGAGGAATTCGTCGCCCACGAAGCGCGCACCTGCATCGCCGAAGGCGAAATGCTGGCCAACGCCAAGCGGGTCAAGCGCTTCAACGAAGAAATGCGCTTCAAGTCGCAGGCCGAGATGGCCGAGCTGTTCGCCGACATGCCGGCCGCGCTGGCCAACTCGGTCGAAATCGCCAAGCGCTGCAACGTCGTGCTCACCCTGGGCAAGCCGCAGCTGCCGGACTTCCCGACCCCGCCCGGCATGAGCATCGATGAATTCCTGGTCGCCGAATCCCAGGCCGGCCTGGAGCAGCGCCTGATCCATCTGTATCCGGACCCGGTCAAGCGCGAAGCGGCGCGCCCGCGCTACGACGCGCGCCTGAAATTCGAGACCGATACCATCTGCAACATGAAGTTCCCCGGCTACTTCCTGATCGTGGCCGAATTCATCAAGTGGGCCAAGGAAAACGGCGTGCCGGTCGGCCCGGGCCGCGGTTCGGGCGCCGGTTCCCTGGTCGCGTATTCGCTCCTGATCACCGATCTCGATCCCCTGCAATACAACCTGCTGTTCGAGCGCTTCCTCAATCCCGAACGCGTTTCGATGCCCGACTTCGACATCGACTTTTGCCAGGAAGGGCGCGACAGGGTCATCCAGCACGTGAAGGATTTGTACGGCAAGGAAGCGGTCTCGCAGATCGCCACCTTCGGTACCATGGCGGCCAAGGGCGCGATCCGCGACGTCGGCCGCGTGCTCGATTTCGGCTACAATTTTTGCGACGGCATCTCCAAGCTGATCCCGTTCAAGCCGGGTAAGCCTGTGACCATCGCCGACGCCATCGAAGAAGAACCGATGCTCAAGGAGCGTCTGGAGAACGAGGACGAGGTCAAGCAGCTGCTGGCGCTGGCGCAGCAGGTCGAAGGCATCGCCCGCAACATTGGCATGCACGCCGGCGGGGTGCTGATCGCCCCGGGCAAGCTGACCGACTTCTGCCCGCTGTACACCCAGGGCGGCGACTCGGGCGTGGTCTCGCAGTACGACAAGGATGACGTGGAGGCCGTGGGCCTGGTCAAGTTCGACTTTTTGGGCCTGACCACGCTCACCATTCTCGACCGCGCGGTGCGCTACATCAAGCAGCTCGACCCGGCGGCCAACGCCGACTTCGCGTTGGAGAAGCTGCCGCTCAACGACAAGGCTTCCTACGAGTTGCTGACCAAGGCCAAGACGGTCGCGGTGTTCCAGCTGGAGTCGCGCGGCATGCAGGGCATGCTCAAGGACGCGCGCCCCGACCGTTTCGAGGACATCATCGCCCTCGTCGCGCTGTACCGTCCGGGCCCGATGGACCTGATTCCCGACTTCTGCAAGCGCAAGCACGGCGAACGTTTCGATTACCCCGATCCGCGCACCGAATCGATTTTGTCCGAAACCTACGGCATCATGGTGTATCAGGAGCAGGTGATGCAGATGGCGCAGATCGTCGGCGGCTATTCGCTCGGCGGCGCCGACATGCTGCGCCGCGCGATGGGTAAAAAGAAGGCCGAAGAGATGGCCGAGCACCGCGAGATTTTCCGCGCCGGCGCCGCCAAGGATGGCTTGACGGCCGAAAAGGCCGACGAGATTTTCGACCTGATGGAAAAATTCGCGGGCTACGGCTTTAACAAGTCGCACGCCGCCGCCTACGCGCTGCTGTCCTACCATACCGCCTATCTCAAGGCGCATCACACCGCCGCCTTCATGGCGGCCAACTTGTCTTTGGCGATGGACGACACCGACAAGATCAAGATCCTGGTCGAGGATTCGCTGGACGTGTGCGGCCTCACCTTGCTGCCGCCCGATATCAACCATTCCGACTACCGCTTCATGCCGGAAGGCCCGCCGCCGTCCGTCACCGGCAAGAGAGTGACCAACATCCGCTACGGCCTGGGCGCGGTCAAGGGCTCGGGCCAGTCGGCCATCGAAGCGATCATCGCCGCGCGCACCAGCGGCGGGCCGTTCACCGACCTGTTCGATTTCTGCAAGCGGGTAGACCGCAAGCAGATCAACCGCCGCACCATCGAGTCCCTGATCCGCAGCGGCGCCTTCGACTGCTTCAAGGTCGACCGCGCGATCCTGCTGGCGTCGGTGCCGTTCGCGGTCGAAGTGGCCGACCAGGCCTCGGCCTCGGTCAACCAGGTCAGCCTGTTCGGCGGCGACGACAGCGACCTGGTGGCGCCGCCCGAGTACGTGAAGGCGACCCCGTGGACCGACCGCCAGAAGCTGTCCGAGGAAAAGACCGCGCTCGGCTTCTATTTGTCGGGCCATATGTTCGATTCGTTCGCGACCGAGGCGCGCCGCTTCGCGCGCACCAAGCTGACCGACCTGGAACCGTCGCGCGAGCCGCGCATGATGTGCGGCGTGATCACCGGCGTGCGCACCCAGATGACCCAGCGCGGCAAGATCCTGATCGTCTCGCTCGACGACAAGAGCGGCACGGTCGAAGTGACGGTGTACAGCGAAGTGGTCGAGTCGAACAAGAACATCTTCAAGGAAGACGAATTCCTGGCGGTGGTGGGCAAGGTGTCGGAAGACCGCTTCAACGGCGGCCTGCGCATCACGGCCGAGAAGGTGTTCGACCTGACGTCGGCGCGCGTGCAGTACGGGCGCCAGCTCGGGCTGTACCTGCCGTCGCGGGTGGCGTCCTCGAAGATCGCCGAGGTGCTGCAGCCGCACCGCGCCATGAGCGGCCTGCCGGTGGCGATGCGGGTCAAGCCGCAGGGCGTCGATTGCACCTTGCAGTTCGGCGACGACTGGCGGGTGGCGCCCTCGGACGCGCTGACCCTGGCCCTGGAACAGGTGCTGGGCGCGCGCGAAGTCGCGGTGGAATACTAA
- a CDS encoding LamG-like jellyroll fold domain-containing protein: MPTNDEQKFSLKRRSVCASGVGLATLGPLGLAGCGGGDKVDPPLPAASAAAMGSMTGQQAAVGARRFVHPGLLHTQDDFTRMRTKVAENAQPWASGFARLTSNGRAQLGARPRALQTVIRGGPGENFAQMYIDIARTYQLALRWKVTGNKDYADLAVVFLNAWSSTMTAINGDTNAALAAGIYGYQWANAAEIMRTYPGWAAPDLARFQALMLNVFYEANHRFLVNHNGAKITNYWANWDQCNLASMLAIGVLCDRPDIYDEALGYYKSGTENGASSQAVYYLHPGYLGQWQESGRDQGHCTLGIGLASVFCEMAWNQGDDLYGYDNNRFLAGAEYVAKSNLQDATGAFYGVPFASYRNSHYFTASLALGAQGHHRPVWELIHNHYVNRKGLAAPYTAMMAKLLGPEGDGNNGDQLGFGTLTFSRDPVKPGAAPSGLSAIWSGRQMVLSWWGSAGASSYTVKRATVRGGPYTTVKSGITDLLSYTDSELASGVYYYVVTAQGPAGESAASGEAKGYAGVHAHTRLPMNQTTGTTATDSSGNGRNASLVNGPAWVAGRSGARALAFDGVDDYLSLPQDALADLSDFTIAAWVYWDGGRNWARVFDFGLGTMHYMMLTPCANDGLMRFAVTTNHGIGEQTISGTAALPTGQWVHVAVTLSGRTGTLYVNGAPVGSNPDIRHAPFRLGATSQNWIGRSQYESDPYFNGKIADFCIFRGALSQGSVATLLSGQPGSAVESPVSLDPNTGESIGVQQRSTFCEV; the protein is encoded by the coding sequence ATGCCAACCAATGATGAGCAGAAATTCTCCCTGAAACGCAGGTCGGTTTGCGCAAGCGGCGTCGGGCTTGCCACCCTCGGCCCGCTCGGACTGGCCGGTTGCGGTGGCGGCGACAAAGTCGATCCGCCCCTGCCTGCGGCGAGCGCCGCGGCGATGGGCAGCATGACGGGCCAGCAGGCGGCCGTCGGTGCCCGCCGCTTCGTCCATCCGGGCTTGCTGCACACGCAAGACGATTTCACACGCATGCGTACCAAGGTCGCGGAAAACGCCCAGCCCTGGGCCAGCGGCTTCGCCAGGCTCACGTCGAATGGCCGCGCCCAGCTCGGCGCCAGGCCGCGTGCGCTGCAGACGGTGATCCGCGGCGGTCCCGGAGAGAACTTTGCCCAGATGTACATCGACATCGCCCGCACCTACCAGCTGGCGCTGCGCTGGAAGGTCACCGGCAACAAGGACTACGCCGACCTGGCGGTGGTCTTCCTGAACGCCTGGTCGTCCACCATGACGGCCATCAATGGCGACACCAACGCGGCCCTGGCCGCCGGCATCTATGGCTACCAGTGGGCCAACGCCGCCGAGATCATGCGCACTTATCCGGGCTGGGCGGCGCCCGACCTGGCCCGCTTCCAGGCCTTGATGCTCAACGTCTTCTATGAGGCGAACCACCGCTTCCTGGTCAATCACAACGGCGCCAAGATCACCAACTACTGGGCCAACTGGGATCAGTGCAACCTGGCGTCGATGCTGGCCATCGGCGTGCTGTGCGACCGCCCGGACATCTACGACGAAGCGCTCGGCTACTACAAGAGCGGAACCGAAAACGGCGCCAGCAGCCAGGCCGTCTACTACCTTCATCCAGGCTACCTCGGACAATGGCAGGAAAGCGGAAGGGACCAGGGCCATTGCACCCTGGGCATCGGCCTGGCCAGCGTGTTCTGCGAAATGGCCTGGAACCAGGGCGACGACCTGTATGGCTACGACAACAACCGCTTCCTGGCCGGCGCCGAATATGTGGCCAAATCGAATCTGCAGGATGCCACGGGCGCCTTTTATGGCGTGCCCTTCGCGAGCTACAGGAACAGCCACTACTTCACGGCCAGCCTGGCGCTGGGGGCGCAGGGCCACCATCGTCCGGTGTGGGAACTGATCCACAACCACTACGTCAACCGCAAGGGCCTGGCCGCGCCCTATACCGCCATGATGGCAAAACTGCTCGGCCCGGAAGGCGACGGCAACAATGGCGACCAGCTCGGTTTCGGCACCCTGACCTTCAGCCGCGATCCGGTCAAGCCGGGCGCCGCGCCAAGCGGACTGAGCGCCATTTGGAGCGGGCGCCAGATGGTCCTGTCGTGGTGGGGCAGTGCCGGCGCGTCCAGCTACACGGTCAAGCGCGCCACCGTGCGCGGCGGCCCGTACACGACGGTCAAGAGCGGCATCACCGATCTGCTCAGCTACACCGACAGCGAGCTGGCCAGCGGCGTCTACTACTATGTCGTGACGGCCCAGGGCCCGGCCGGCGAGAGCGCCGCCTCGGGCGAAGCGAAGGGCTATGCCGGGGTGCACGCGCATACCCGCCTCCCCATGAACCAGACAACGGGCACCACGGCGACCGACAGCAGCGGCAACGGCCGCAACGCCAGCCTGGTCAACGGACCGGCCTGGGTTGCCGGGCGCAGCGGCGCCAGGGCCCTGGCCTTCGACGGCGTCGACGACTATCTCAGCCTGCCGCAGGATGCGCTGGCCGACCTGTCCGATTTCACCATCGCGGCCTGGGTCTACTGGGACGGCGGGCGCAACTGGGCGCGGGTGTTCGACTTCGGCCTGGGAACGATGCATTACATGATGCTCACCCCATGCGCCAACGACGGTCTGATGCGCTTTGCCGTTACCACCAACCACGGCATCGGCGAACAAACCATCTCAGGCACGGCGGCCCTGCCCACCGGGCAATGGGTGCACGTGGCGGTGACCTTGTCCGGCAGGACCGGCACCCTGTATGTCAACGGCGCCCCGGTCGGCAGCAATCCGGATATCCGGCACGCGCCATTCAGGCTGGGCGCCACCAGCCAGAACTGGATCGGCCGCTCGCAGTACGAGAGCGATCCTTACTTTAACGGCAAGATCGCCGACTTTTGCATCTTTCGCGGTGCCTTGAGCCAGGGCAGCGTCGCCACCCTGCTGAGCGGCCAGCCGGGCAGCGCCGTTGAGTCCCCCGTGTCCCTCGATCCGAACACGGGCGAGTCCATCGGCGTGCAGCAACGCTCCACCTTTTGCGAGGTATGA
- a CDS encoding LamG-like jellyroll fold domain-containing protein, protein MAALGPLSLTACGGGADRAASPERTSASEAKQSAAIAGATSRFVHPGLLHTAADFERMRIKVAQGAEPWASGWRALLASGRSQLGVMPSPLQTVIRGGDGENFRQMYTDIARAYQLALRWKVSGDKAYADQALAFLNAWSSTMTTLTGNGDRFLAAGIYGYQWANAAEIMRTYSGWAAPDLARFQTMMLTLFYPLNHEFLATHNGSHVTHHWANWDLCSLASMLAIGVLCERADIYDEAMVYYKAGPGNGASSQAVYYLHPGHLGQWQESARDQGHSTLGIGLAGVFCEMAWNQGDDMYGYDNNRFLAGAEYVAKSNLKDAAGAFYNVPFATYRNLRNDVPVFASGGQGHRRPVWELVHHHYVNRKGLAAPYCALQTQQIGPEGDAGNGDQLGFGTLTFSRDPVKPGAAPSGLNAIGSGGQIVLSWWGSAGAASYTVKRASVRGGPYTTIQSGIIDLLSYTDSDLATGVYYYVVAAQGPAGESAASGEATGYAGVHPHTRLSLNQTTGTTATDSSGNGRNASLVNGPAWVAGRNGARALAFDGVDDYLSLPQDALADLSDFTIGAWVYWNGGRNWARIFDFGSGSMHYMMLSPCGADGLPRFAVTTNHGVGEQAVAGTVALPAGQWVHVALTLAGSTGTLYVNGAAAGSNPDIRHAPFRLGSTGRNWIGRSQYAGDPYFHGQIADFCIYRGALDASGVAALMHGQLGNAGAGEPQSATGAQQVSTYCAR, encoded by the coding sequence GTGGCCGCCCTTGGCCCGCTGAGCCTGACCGCATGCGGCGGTGGCGCGGACCGTGCCGCCAGCCCGGAACGCACCAGCGCGAGCGAAGCGAAGCAATCGGCCGCGATTGCCGGCGCCACGAGCCGCTTTGTCCACCCCGGCCTGCTGCACACGGCCGCCGACTTCGAGCGGATGCGCATCAAGGTCGCGCAAGGCGCCGAGCCCTGGGCCAGCGGCTGGCGCGCGCTGCTCGCGAGCGGACGTTCCCAGCTTGGCGTGATGCCGAGTCCGCTGCAAACGGTGATCCGCGGCGGCGACGGCGAAAATTTCCGCCAGATGTATACTGACATCGCCCGCGCCTACCAGCTGGCGCTGCGCTGGAAGGTTTCCGGCGACAAGGCCTACGCCGACCAGGCACTGGCCTTCCTGAACGCCTGGTCGTCCACCATGACCACCCTGACCGGCAATGGCGACCGCTTCCTCGCTGCCGGCATCTATGGCTACCAGTGGGCCAACGCCGCCGAAATCATGCGCACCTACAGCGGCTGGGCGGCGCCCGACCTGGCCCGCTTCCAGACGATGATGCTCACGCTCTTCTATCCGCTGAACCACGAGTTCCTGGCCACCCACAACGGCTCCCATGTCACCCACCACTGGGCCAACTGGGACTTGTGCAGCCTGGCCTCGATGCTGGCCATCGGCGTGCTGTGCGAGCGCGCCGACATCTATGACGAGGCGATGGTTTACTACAAGGCCGGACCGGGCAACGGCGCCAGCAGCCAGGCCGTCTACTACCTGCATCCTGGCCACCTCGGACAATGGCAGGAAAGCGCAAGGGACCAGGGCCATAGCACCCTGGGCATCGGCCTGGCCGGCGTATTCTGCGAAATGGCCTGGAACCAGGGCGACGACATGTATGGCTACGATAACAACCGCTTCCTGGCCGGTGCTGAATATGTCGCCAAATCGAATCTGAAAGATGCCGCGGGCGCCTTCTACAACGTCCCTTTCGCGACCTACCGGAACCTGCGCAACGATGTTCCTGTCTTCGCCAGCGGCGGCCAGGGCCACCGGCGCCCGGTCTGGGAACTGGTGCATCACCATTACGTCAACCGCAAGGGCCTGGCCGCGCCGTATTGCGCCCTGCAGACGCAACAGATCGGGCCGGAAGGCGACGCCGGCAATGGCGACCAGCTCGGTTTCGGCACCCTGACCTTCAGCCGCGATCCGGTCAAGCCGGGTGCCGCGCCGAGCGGATTGAACGCCATCGGGAGCGGCGGCCAGATCGTCCTGTCGTGGTGGGGCAGCGCGGGCGCTGCCAGCTACACGGTCAAGCGCGCCAGCGTGCGCGGCGGCCCGTACACCACGATCCAGAGCGGCATCATCGATCTGCTGAGCTACACCGACAGCGACCTCGCCACCGGCGTCTACTATTACGTCGTGGCAGCCCAGGGCCCGGCCGGCGAGAGCGCCGCCTCGGGCGAAGCGACCGGCTATGCTGGCGTGCATCCGCACACCCGCCTCTCCCTGAACCAGACAACGGGCACCACGGCGACCGACAGCAGCGGCAACGGCCGCAACGCCAGCCTGGTCAACGGACCGGCCTGGGTTGCCGGGCGCAACGGCGCCAGGGCTCTGGCCTTCGACGGCGTCGACGACTACCTCAGCCTGCCGCAGGATGCGCTGGCCGACCTGTCCGATTTCACCATCGGGGCCTGGGTCTACTGGAACGGCGGGCGCAACTGGGCGCGCATATTCGATTTCGGCTCGGGCTCGATGCATTACATGATGCTCTCCCCTTGCGGCGCGGACGGCCTGCCGCGCTTTGCCGTCACCACCAACCACGGGGTCGGCGAACAAGCCGTCGCGGGCACGGTCGCCCTGCCGGCCGGACAATGGGTGCACGTGGCGCTGACCCTGGCCGGCAGCACCGGCACCCTGTATGTCAACGGTGCCGCGGCCGGCAGCAATCCGGACATCCGGCACGCGCCGTTCAGGCTGGGCAGCACCGGCCGCAACTGGATCGGCCGCTCGCAGTACGCAGGCGATCCTTACTTTCATGGTCAGATCGCCGATTTTTGCATCTATCGCGGTGCGCTCGATGCGAGCGGGGTGGCCGCCCTGATGCATGGCCAGCTGGGCAATGCGGGTGCTGGTGAGCCGCAATCGGCCACGGGCGCGCAGCAAGTGAGCACCTACTGCGCGCGCTGA